The DNA window tctGAGAATTTAAGAAGTATCTATTTAAGTTGTTATTGTTCCTAATGttcaataacttttttatttttgtaaacaattgtataaattttgctACTTTGCTACTTTCTTGCTAACAAGGAATTAAAAgacataatgtataatatttattaataattaatattttgaaattaaaaaataaagcaaagcgtttatttttataaaatattttctttatttttttattaattattttaataaaaacatattacttCTACAACataacaatacaataatatttcattaaaagtacatacataaattgtgatattattttagtatatgtatatatatctacatacattatgtaaaaataatatagaataaaactGATTTTAATGGTGCAATTTCTTCAATGCGTCCatcaaaatttctatttcCTGATTCACATTATTTACAAGAGCTTCTACTTGTTGTTTGCTGTCAATAATACTGATACTCTGTGTATAAGGATCGTATCTCACTCCAAATTTTCTTGGTATGCTTTGagcaaattttctaaaatataaaaaaagttaattatttctaaatatctatctacattaataaattttcatttagaattgtacaatttgaatGATAACTCCAAAGATGTAAtgcattttatgtatataaagcgCGTTATACTTTACGTGAAGTGTATTATATCTTTGCGTCATGTAATGCTAATATTGGATACAATGTGAAGAAAACAAGTGTTTGACCTGGGGCAAGATAGATAAGAATGGATCTGcgacacatttatttattgttccTGTACTCACGTCATCTTTTCTTTTGCGTCCTCAAAATCCTCAGCAACATAGTATACGGGTTGATATTCCGTTATCGGATATTTCTGCAATGCAGTCTTCGGTGGGTCGAAAGGTCGAAGCTCTGGCTTGCTGCTCAAACAATATTCTAATTCGCCGAAAGATGAGAGTAGACCAGCTCCGTATGCTTTTAATTCtccattttgacgacatattcCGAATTCTACCGTGAACCAAAAACACTACAAAAACAAgttatacttataaataaaattgaataataatataatttgacatattatttataacatactatatttttttcttaagtgatagtgttcttttattttcttattgttaGCATACAAACTCTGATATTATTAAGAAGTCAAATCAACAATAATAGTtagactttttaattatttagatttttataaggaAACTTTTATCACATATTCATATAGTAACTTATAATACCGTTGCAAGTTTCTCTATATATTCATCTGGAGCACCAAGAGATGCTAAACCAATAACTTGTGAAAATTGTGCAAAAGCTGGATCGGCGAAGAGTGGCACATGACCCAAAATCTCATGGCACACATCCGGTTCTGGAGTGTAAAGTGGTTTACTGTTGTGTCGTATGTATTGCGTGCTGTGAAACACTCTAAAGGCTAATCCAGCTAAAAAATCACGTGAGGACAATAGTCCTGCCACTGGGCGAAGTGTAAAGCCGGTACAGTCTATTAAATcgattaaaagataaaaaatattatagaattaaatcaCGAAGATTGAATTTTGTATCATTGAATTGCTTCATCAACTAATAATcatcaatttatttcttttataatacagaagaaagaagaattgattatttagtagcagaatatacatattatatcattgatgtaagtttaaatcaattttaagactttttcttttatctcataaaaacattaatgaaatattacctTTCAAGAAATTGGATATATCTTCTAGTTGAGGTATGTTGTCTTCTCGGTAGCCGCAATTTTCAACAAGCAGTGGAAAAACGTGGTTATGCTCTCTGCACGCGTATTTTGGGTAAAGCTTAGTCAAGCTTTTGAAGACTACTCCCCATGTAGCTATTTCTTCAGGCGTGTATTCCACTTTTGGGATAGGTTGTCCGCTAATATGTATGATacgtatatacaatattacatttcttttaatttgtatgcattttaatattatatatatatattttttttaatagttttatttactGTTTGTAATGATAAGCAATGTCTGCAAAatatttccttctttttctatatacaGGATCCGTAAAACCAGGATGATCACTGTCAAGTTCAGCGCCATAAGACAAAATTTGATTAGCAAATTTATCGAGATCGCGTATTCTCCTCGGAAACCATGGTACTGTATTCATATTGTCTTTGtgatttctgaaaaaaagtcactatgtatgattttattattttaaccatataaatattgaaaaattgaaattacatgtataaataacgAATATCTGATTGAATAGATcgcatatttataaagaattatatagcATCATATATGGCATTCGAAGCACAATAATAATTGAGAAGTGaagaaaaatgacaaaatagtTTTAGTCATCAACAATTtgttattctaattttaatatgcaaaCTTAAAGtcatattttaacaattaatatttatttattattatttaattgtatgtaTCACACAATTCTTGAAGTTGAAATGTATCTTAATGTATAATTGATGTTCTTAATTGATTCAATTATACTtttcaattaagaatattaaaaattattactattaatgacatattaatattgtaaagaatatcagaagaattaaacattttaaagtatcTAAAGTCTTAGTTGCGATACCCATTTAATTAatcctaaaataatatttaactgttatgtttcaaatttattatgcttcatttattacaatgaatcatattatattaataatttatccaAATTGATAAACGTTTTAGATAGATATATTAGACATAATAATACATGGTTATGTGTTTGTATACATGTGTAATAAATGtgcattgatattttatatattaagaatttgCTATATTCTCGAATTTatggtttaattttaatcaaatgtcaaacatacataaaaattttctaagaatAATGGTAAACATACAGTgatataagataatataagtataaggtaaatacaacataatttttaagtactgtaatcaaaaagttaaataattctgTATGTGATGGTACCAATAAGAAATtagtaaacataattattaataaataattaaacattattactcTATGTGGCAAGATTATTGGAAATcgaaaaagtatattataataaattttgaaacaaatgatATAAACTCTTACCTGGAAATTATCGAAAAGTAGCTACATTGATCTCGTAAAGCTTCAATTGCAGAAGCTATATTACCTCCTGGTGCACAGTCCACCATAAACTCATAACCTGGTCGTCGAAGAGAACTTCTGGATTCAATGTGCAAGAGATTTACTTTgtgtttctaaaataatacGCGTGCCGTTAATTTACATGTGTttcaatatattctttaatccATAAAATTTTACCGCGAAGAGTTGAAGATATTTTCCCAGCGAACCAACTTCATCTTCTTCTTTCGgagaaaaaattaagcaaGTGCTTTTAGCTGAATCTCTGCCTTCTTTGATATAATTCCCGCCATGAATCAGTTTCGGCTAATAAGCATATTcgagaatatttataagattaaataataataattttcaatttgaataattttgaatatattaattttttgtaggattattttaatgtttttattttaatgtttgtcgtagaaatcaatgttttaatattttcgataatttttaaaaataaattttgataaaaataaaaatacaattgttactttaaaagtgatttaataacatttattgctaataatttatttgataaaagtttttatagaaATGGAACATGATACAAAgctttctattatatatttgataacgtGCAATAATGCACGTAGATTTAAGATCAAtacttttgtttaattaaaagacaCATACCACTACAGCTGTCAttgtacaattaaataataacatttttttaatagaaatttaataatttcaatattcatTTACGTGCAAAGTAAACTGACGGATTAAAAGCATGATTGAGCGATCTTTCCATATATACGGTTGCAAGAACTCCCTCTCCTGTTTTAGATGAAATAATTGATGGAAATTCCAATGCATTGAAAATCCTAAAGatttttgcatatataattTCCTTATACGTGCACAGAACGATTACATGAAGAGCAAAGAAAAAggaatgtttaaataatagatcaagttttttatttatatagaaaaagaacTGCAAAAAAGTACTGCAATCCGTGAAAGGATTTACATCATTTTGATTATAGAGAACAGTTTGGAAGTCAAGGCCGATTTCTCCTTGGAGTTTCTTTGAAATGGAAAGTTTCATCATTTCACTGACATTTATAAATGCGTTATGtaggtaaataaataattattgtataaaaaaaatttttaaagaaaaaaattttgataattattttttatttttataatattattgttaaagtaTGCAAAACGATAAATTCTGCTGATTGATTAATGAAGTTGTTTGCGACATTCAAATATGATGAAATGAAATCACTTATTGCATGTTTGCAACAAGTGATTTTATTTcatcatattttatcatatgtTTCTAAAtatgtttctaaaaattcttatttgtccttagaattttatatatctcttttacaACTTTAGTTGTTTTACGTGTATACATTTACGTCATTTGAACTCTTTAAACTTATACAAAATAGTAGATAAGCTTACTCACacatttgatataattaatcatgATTAGTAGGATTGGCTAATTTATATGATGAAATTACAATGACGTTAATCATGTTTTATTCATAAGTATTATCTAGATTCATAATATTAGTTAATATGTTgttgaacttttatttaaaagtaactcTTAACATAAAGTTTCAAaactctttattaaaatttaactttttactaacaaaattttttttaatattaattctacgtcgatttacatttaaacaaaaaacaatcACAAATGCTGATATAAccaatattactttatttttctaaattgtaataattaacattgtcttatattaatattaataaaacaaagtattttttaaataattgacaaCGTAAAAAGAGTCACCTGTAGAACAGTTAGTTTTCAACCCGCTTTGGGTCCAGTTGGACTCTATTAAATTCGACATTGTTTTAAAGCTTATTAAATGTTGATT is part of the Monomorium pharaonis isolate MP-MQ-018 chromosome 2, ASM1337386v2, whole genome shotgun sequence genome and encodes:
- the LOC105834905 gene encoding protein henna; the encoded protein is MYTQTRQQTLDDEKIENNSFFLSSSPPDKPKLIHGGNYIKEGRDSAKSTCLIFSPKEEDEVGSLGKYLQLFAKHKVNLLHIESRSSLRRPGYEFMVDCAPGGNIASAIEALRDQCSYFSIISRNHKDNMNTVPWFPRRIRDLDKFANQILSYGAELDSDHPGFTDPVYRKRRKYFADIAYHYKHGQPIPKVEYTPEEIATWGVVFKSLTKLYPKYACREHNHVFPLLVENCGYREDNIPQLEDISNFLKDCTGFTLRPVAGLLSSRDFLAGLAFRVFHSTQYIRHNSKPLYTPEPDVCHEILGHVPLFADPAFAQFSQVIGLASLGAPDEYIEKLATCFWFTVEFGICRQNGELKAYGAGLLSSFGELEYCLSSKPELRPFDPPKTALQKYPITEYQPVYYVAEDFEDAKEKMTKFAQSIPRKFGVRYDPYTQSISIIDSKQQVEALVNNVNQEIEILMDALKKLHH